From one Suricata suricatta isolate VVHF042 chromosome 8, meerkat_22Aug2017_6uvM2_HiC, whole genome shotgun sequence genomic stretch:
- the NCMAP gene encoding noncompact myelin-associated protein, which produces MTTATPLGGTTFFSLNVTTREQDFLYKSSGAIVAAVVVVVIIIFAVVLILLKVYNRKMRTRRELEPKGPKPASPSALGPNSNSSQHPATVTFSPVDVHMETR; this is translated from the exons ATGACCACAGCCACCCCGCTGGGGGGTACTACCTTCTTCTCATTGAACGTGACCACCAGAGAACAAGACTTTCTGTACAAGA GCTCTGGAGCCATTGTTGCTGCCGTTGTGGTCGTTGTCATTATCATCTTCGCCGTGGTTCTGATCCTGCTGAAGGTGTACAACAG GAAAATGAGGACCAGGCGGGAACTGGAGCCCAAGGGGCCCAAGCCAGCCTCCCCTTCTGCCTTGGGCCCAAATAGCAACAGCAGCCAACACCCTGCAACTGTGACCTTCAGCCCCGTTGACGTCCACATGGAGACTCGGTGA